One Streptomyces sp. NBC_00554 DNA segment encodes these proteins:
- the coaBC gene encoding bifunctional phosphopantothenoylcysteine decarboxylase/phosphopantothenate--cysteine ligase CoaBC, with amino-acid sequence MDKPKVVLGVSGGIAAYKACELLRRLTESGHDVRVVPTESALHFVGAATWSALSGHPVSTEVWSDVHEVPHVRIGQHADLVVVAPATADMLAKAAHGIADDLLTNTLLTARCPVVFAPAMHTEMWEHPATQENVATLRRRGAVVIEPAVGRLTGVDTGKGRLPEPSEIYEVCRRVLARGVAEPDLAGRHVVVSAGGTREPLDPVRFLGNRSSGKQGYALARTAAARGARVTLIAANTGLPDPAGVDVVQVGTALQLREAVLKAAPDADAVVMAAAVADFRPAAYASGKIKKKDGQEPEPIVLVRNPDILAEISAERSRPGQVVVGFAAETDDVLANGRTKLERKGCDLLVVNEVGERKTFGAEENEAVVLGADGSETPVPYGPKEALADTVWDLVVPRLR; translated from the coding sequence GTGGACAAGCCCAAGGTCGTACTGGGGGTCAGTGGCGGCATCGCCGCGTACAAGGCCTGTGAGCTGCTGCGTCGGCTGACCGAGTCCGGTCATGACGTACGCGTCGTACCGACCGAGTCGGCCCTGCACTTCGTCGGCGCCGCCACCTGGTCCGCGCTCTCCGGCCACCCCGTCTCCACCGAGGTCTGGTCGGACGTCCACGAGGTGCCCCACGTCCGCATCGGGCAGCACGCCGACCTCGTCGTCGTGGCCCCGGCGACGGCCGACATGCTCGCCAAGGCGGCCCACGGCATCGCCGACGACCTCCTCACGAACACCCTGCTCACCGCCCGCTGTCCGGTCGTCTTCGCGCCCGCCATGCACACCGAGATGTGGGAGCACCCGGCCACGCAGGAGAACGTGGCGACGCTGCGCCGCAGGGGTGCCGTCGTCATCGAGCCCGCCGTCGGGCGGCTGACCGGCGTCGACACCGGCAAGGGGCGGCTGCCCGAGCCCTCGGAGATCTACGAGGTGTGCCGCCGGGTGCTCGCGCGTGGCGTGGCCGAGCCGGATCTCGCCGGCCGTCATGTCGTCGTCAGCGCGGGCGGCACGCGCGAGCCGCTCGACCCCGTCCGCTTCCTCGGCAACCGCTCCTCCGGCAAGCAGGGGTACGCCCTTGCCCGTACGGCGGCCGCGCGGGGCGCCCGGGTCACGCTGATCGCCGCCAACACCGGACTGCCGGACCCGGCCGGTGTGGACGTCGTACAGGTCGGAACCGCACTTCAGCTGCGCGAGGCGGTACTGAAGGCGGCCCCGGACGCCGACGCGGTCGTCATGGCGGCGGCCGTGGCGGACTTCCGCCCGGCGGCGTACGCCTCAGGAAAGATCAAGAAGAAGGACGGCCAGGAGCCGGAGCCGATCGTGCTCGTCCGGAACCCGGACATCCTCGCCGAGATCTCGGCGGAGCGGTCCCGTCCCGGCCAGGTGGTGGTCGGTTTCGCCGCCGAGACGGACGACGTACTGGCCAACGGACGTACGAAACTCGAGCGCAAGGGCTGCGACCTCCTCGTGGTGAACGAGGTGGGGGAGCGCAAGACCTTCGGCGCCGAGGAGAACGAGGCCGTGGTGCTCGGGGCCGACGGCAGCGAGACCCCGGTGCCCTACGGGCCGAAGGAGGCGCTGGCGGACACCGTGTGGGATCTGGTGGTGCCCCGTCTCCGGTGA
- the gmk gene encoding guanylate kinase — translation MSERPRLTVLSGPSGVGKSTVVAHMRKEHPEVWLSVSATTRRPRPGEKHGVHYFFVSDEEMDKLIANGELLEWAEFAGNRYGTPRTAVLEHLEAGVPVLLEIDLQGARQVRESMPEALLVFLAPPSWEELVRRLTGRGTEPPEVIERRLEAAKIELAAETEFDVTLVNTSVEDVARELLALMEVV, via the coding sequence ATGAGTGAACGTCCGCGGCTGACCGTGCTCTCCGGCCCCTCAGGGGTCGGCAAGAGCACGGTCGTCGCTCATATGCGCAAGGAACACCCCGAGGTCTGGCTCTCGGTGTCGGCGACGACCCGCAGGCCGCGCCCCGGTGAGAAGCATGGAGTCCACTACTTCTTCGTCAGTGACGAGGAGATGGACAAGCTGATCGCCAACGGCGAGCTGCTCGAGTGGGCCGAATTCGCCGGCAACCGCTACGGGACGCCGCGTACGGCCGTCCTGGAGCACCTGGAGGCAGGTGTGCCGGTCCTCCTGGAGATCGACCTCCAGGGCGCCCGGCAGGTCCGCGAGTCCATGCCGGAGGCCCTGCTCGTGTTCCTGGCCCCTCCCTCCTGGGAGGAGCTGGTGCGCAGGCTCACCGGCCGGGGCACCGAGCCGCCCGAGGTGATCGAGCGCCGTCTGGAGGCCGCCAAGATCGAACTGGCGGCCGAGACCGAGTTCGATGTCACCCTTGTCAACACCTCCGTCGAGGATGTAGCACGTGAGCTGCTAGCCTTGATGGAAGTTGTTTGA
- the metK gene encoding methionine adenosyltransferase, with product MSRRLFTSESVTEGHPDKIADQISDTILDALLREDPHSRVAVETLITTGLVHVAGEVTTKAYAPIAQLVRDKILEIGYDSSKKGFDGASCGVSVSIGSQSPDIAQGVDTAYEKRVEGDEDELDKQGAGDQGLMFGYATDETPALMPLPIHLAHRLARRLSEVRKNGTIPYLRPDGKTQVTIEYDGDKAVRLDTVVVSSQHASDIDLDSLLAPDIREFVVEPELKALLDDGIKLETEGYRLLVNPTGRFEIGGPMGDAGLTGRKIIIDTYGGMARHGGGAFSGKDPSKVDRSAAYAMRWVAKNVVAAGLATRCEVQVAYAIGKAEPVGLFVETFGTAKVDAEKIETAITEVFDLRPAAIIRDLDLLRPIYSQTAAYGHFGRELPDFTWERTDRVEALRKAVGL from the coding sequence GTGTCCCGTCGTCTGTTCACCTCGGAGTCTGTGACCGAGGGTCACCCCGACAAGATCGCTGACCAGATCAGCGACACCATTCTCGACGCGCTTCTGCGCGAGGACCCGCATTCCCGGGTCGCCGTGGAGACGCTGATCACGACCGGCCTGGTGCACGTGGCCGGAGAGGTCACCACCAAGGCGTACGCGCCGATCGCGCAGCTTGTGCGTGACAAGATCCTCGAGATCGGTTACGACTCCTCGAAGAAGGGCTTCGACGGCGCGTCCTGTGGCGTTTCGGTGTCCATCGGCTCGCAGTCGCCCGACATCGCGCAGGGCGTCGACACGGCGTACGAGAAGCGTGTCGAGGGCGACGAGGACGAGCTCGACAAGCAGGGCGCGGGCGACCAGGGCCTGATGTTCGGCTACGCCACGGACGAGACGCCGGCGCTGATGCCGCTCCCGATCCACCTCGCGCACCGCCTCGCGCGCCGCCTCTCCGAGGTCCGCAAGAACGGGACCATCCCGTACCTGCGCCCCGACGGCAAGACCCAGGTCACCATCGAGTACGACGGCGACAAGGCGGTCCGCCTGGACACCGTCGTCGTCTCCTCGCAGCACGCCTCGGACATCGACCTGGACTCGCTCCTGGCCCCCGACATCCGCGAGTTCGTGGTGGAGCCCGAGCTGAAGGCCCTCCTCGACGACGGCATCAAGCTGGAGACCGAGGGCTACCGCCTCCTGGTGAACCCGACCGGCCGCTTCGAGATCGGCGGCCCGATGGGCGACGCCGGCCTGACCGGCCGCAAGATCATCATCGACACGTACGGCGGCATGGCCCGCCACGGCGGCGGCGCCTTCTCGGGCAAGGACCCGTCCAAGGTCGACCGCTCCGCCGCGTACGCCATGCGCTGGGTCGCGAAGAACGTCGTCGCCGCGGGCCTCGCCACCCGCTGCGAGGTCCAGGTCGCCTACGCCATCGGCAAGGCCGAGCCCGTCGGCCTCTTCGTCGAGACCTTCGGCACCGCCAAGGTCGACGCCGAGAAGATCGAGACCGCCATCACCGAGGTCTTCGACCTCCGCCCGGCGGCCATCATCCGCGACCTCGACCTGCTCCGCCCGATCTACTCCCAGACCGCCGCGTACGGTCACTTCGGGCGCGAGCTGCCCGACTTCACGTGGGAGCGGACGGACCGCGTGGAGGCGCTGCGCAAGGCTGTTGGCCTGTAG
- a CDS encoding integration host factor, with translation MALPPLTPEQRSAALEKAAAARRERAEVKNRLKHSGASLHEVIKQGQENDVIGKMKVSALLESLPGVGKVRAKQIMERLGISESRRVRGLGSNQIASLEREFGGSGA, from the coding sequence GTGGCTCTTCCGCCCCTTACCCCTGAACAGCGCTCAGCCGCGCTCGAAAAGGCCGCCGCGGCTCGCCGGGAGCGGGCCGAGGTCAAGAATCGACTCAAGCACTCCGGCGCCTCCCTTCACGAGGTCATCAAGCAGGGCCAGGAGAACGACGTCATCGGCAAGATGAAGGTCTCCGCTCTCCTGGAGTCCCTGCCGGGCGTGGGCAAGGTCCGCGCCAAGCAGATCATGGAGCGACTCGGGATCTCCGAGAGCCGTCGTGTACGCGGCCTCGGCTCGAACCAGATCGCCTCCTTGGAGCGTGAGTTCGGCGGCTCCGGCGCCTGA
- a CDS encoding primosomal protein N', with amino-acid sequence MSSANGDGEGGAEGAPPEQLALIRESVRKAAAPKAKPRTWRGAALAKELPVARVLVDKGVLHLDRYFDYAVPEELDAQAQPGVRVRVRFGAGRHRVREGRREGGGLIDGFLIERLPESDYSGPLAALAQVVSPEPVLSEELLGLTRAVADRYAGSLADVLQLAVPPRNARAEGKDSPAPLPVPAVPEVGSWARYGRGAAFLESLAAGGAPRAVWNALPGPGWAEELARAVAATLASGRGALVVVPDGRAVSRVDAALTSLLGAGRHAVLTAEAGPEKRYREWLAVRRGSVRAVVGTRAAMFAPVRDLGLVVIWDDGDGSHSEPHAPQPHAREVLLLRAAHDKCAFLLGSWGCTVEAAQLVESGWALPLVAEREQVRGVAPLVRTVGDGDLARDEAARAARLPTLAWQVVREGLRHGPVLVQVPRRGYVPRMACAQCRAAARCRHCAGPLEAQDAGALRCTWCGRDEAAWHCPECGGFRLRAQIVGARRTAEELGRAFPAVPVRTSGREQVLDTVPGAPALVVSTPGAEPVADGGYAAALLLDGWAMLGRPDLRAGEEALRRWIGAASLVRPQGAGGTVVVVAEPTLRPVQALVRWDPVGHAVRELTERAELGFPPVSRMAAVSGTPEALAGFLAAAELPRDAEVLGPVPMHVTEAGRPRRTGGPPPGEHWERALVRVPPGSGAALAAALKAAQAARMARGGSEPVRIRIDPPDIG; translated from the coding sequence GTGAGCAGCGCGAATGGGGACGGCGAGGGTGGTGCGGAGGGTGCGCCGCCCGAGCAGCTTGCGCTGATTCGGGAGAGTGTGCGGAAGGCCGCGGCGCCCAAGGCGAAGCCACGGACATGGCGGGGGGCCGCGCTGGCGAAGGAGTTGCCGGTCGCGCGGGTGCTGGTCGACAAGGGTGTGCTGCATCTCGACCGGTACTTCGACTACGCCGTGCCCGAGGAGCTCGATGCGCAGGCGCAGCCCGGTGTGCGGGTGCGGGTGAGGTTCGGGGCCGGGCGGCATCGGGTGCGTGAGGGGCGCCGTGAGGGCGGGGGGCTGATCGACGGGTTTCTCATCGAGCGGCTTCCCGAGTCGGACTACTCCGGGCCGTTGGCCGCGCTGGCTCAAGTCGTCTCGCCCGAGCCGGTGTTGAGTGAGGAGTTGCTGGGGCTCACGCGCGCTGTCGCCGACCGGTACGCGGGCAGCCTCGCCGATGTGCTGCAGTTGGCCGTTCCGCCGCGCAATGCCCGGGCGGAGGGCAAGGATTCGCCCGCGCCGCTTCCGGTTCCTGCGGTGCCTGAGGTGGGGTCCTGGGCGCGGTACGGGCGGGGGGCGGCCTTTCTGGAGTCGCTCGCGGCGGGTGGGGCGCCGAGAGCTGTGTGGAACGCCTTGCCGGGGCCGGGCTGGGCCGAGGAGTTGGCGCGGGCGGTGGCGGCGACGCTCGCCTCCGGGCGGGGTGCGCTCGTGGTCGTACCCGACGGGCGGGCCGTCTCACGCGTGGACGCCGCGCTGACCTCGCTGCTGGGGGCGGGGCGGCATGCCGTGCTCACCGCGGAGGCCGGGCCGGAGAAGCGGTATCGGGAGTGGCTTGCCGTGCGGCGTGGGTCCGTACGGGCCGTCGTGGGGACCAGGGCCGCCATGTTCGCACCCGTGCGGGATCTGGGGCTCGTCGTCATCTGGGACGACGGGGACGGCAGCCACAGTGAGCCGCACGCGCCTCAGCCGCATGCGCGGGAGGTGCTCCTGCTGCGGGCCGCGCATGACAAGTGCGCCTTCCTGCTGGGGAGTTGGGGTTGCACGGTGGAGGCGGCGCAGCTCGTCGAGAGTGGTTGGGCGTTGCCGTTGGTCGCGGAGCGGGAGCAGGTGCGGGGGGTCGCGCCCTTGGTGCGGACCGTGGGGGACGGGGACCTCGCGCGGGACGAGGCTGCCCGGGCCGCGCGGTTGCCGACGCTTGCCTGGCAGGTGGTGAGGGAGGGGTTGCGGCACGGTCCTGTGCTGGTGCAGGTGCCTCGGCGGGGGTACGTGCCGCGGATGGCCTGTGCGCAGTGCCGGGCGGCCGCGCGGTGTCGGCACTGTGCGGGGCCGTTGGAGGCGCAGGACGCGGGGGCGCTGCGGTGTACGTGGTGCGGGCGGGACGAGGCCGCCTGGCACTGCCCCGAGTGCGGTGGGTTCCGGCTGCGGGCACAGATCGTGGGGGCCCGGCGGACCGCGGAGGAGCTGGGGCGGGCGTTTCCCGCCGTGCCCGTGCGGACGTCGGGGCGGGAGCAGGTGCTCGACACGGTGCCGGGGGCGCCCGCGCTCGTCGTGAGCACGCCGGGGGCCGAGCCCGTCGCCGACGGCGGGTACGCGGCCGCGCTGCTGCTCGACGGCTGGGCCATGCTCGGCCGGCCCGATCTGCGGGCCGGTGAGGAGGCGCTGCGGCGCTGGATCGGCGCGGCCTCGCTGGTGCGTCCGCAGGGTGCCGGAGGGACCGTGGTCGTCGTCGCCGAGCCGACGTTGCGGCCCGTGCAGGCGCTCGTACGGTGGGATCCCGTCGGGCATGCCGTACGCGAACTCACCGAGCGCGCCGAGCTCGGGTTTCCGCCGGTGTCGCGGATGGCGGCCGTGTCCGGTACGCCGGAGGCGCTGGCGGGGTTCCTCGCCGCGGCCGAACTGCCCCGTGATGCCGAGGTGTTGGGGCCCGTGCCGATGCATGTCACGGAGGCCGGGCGTCCTCGACGGACCGGAGGGCCGCCTCCCGGTGAGCACTGGGAGCGGGCCCTCGTCCGGGTGCCTCCCGGGAGCGGGGCAGCCCTTGCGGCGGCGTTGAAGGCCGCGCAGGCGGCGCGGATGGCTCGTGGGGGCAGCGAGCCCGTACGGATTCGGATCGATCCGCCGGACATCGGGTGA
- the rpoZ gene encoding DNA-directed RNA polymerase subunit omega, producing MSSSITAPEGIINPPIDELLEATDSKYSLVIYAAKRARQINAYYSQLGEGLLEYVGPLVDTHVHEKPLSIALREINAGLLTSEAVEGPAQ from the coding sequence GTGTCCTCTTCCATCACCGCTCCCGAGGGCATCATCAACCCTCCGATCGACGAGCTCCTCGAGGCCACCGACTCGAAGTACAGCCTGGTGATCTACGCGGCCAAGCGTGCCCGTCAGATCAACGCGTACTACTCGCAGCTCGGTGAGGGTCTCCTTGAGTACGTCGGTCCCCTGGTGGACACCCACGTCCACGAGAAGCCGCTTTCTATCGCCCTGCGCGAGATCAACGCGGGCCTGCTGACGTCCGAGGCCGTTGAGGGCCCCGCTCAGTAG
- the pyrF gene encoding orotidine-5'-phosphate decarboxylase, giving the protein MSLEPFGARLRRAMDDRGPLCVGIDPHASLLADWGLEDDIAGLERFSRTVVEALADRVAVLKPQSAFFERFGSRGIAVLEKSVEEARAAGALVVMDAKRGDIGSTMAAYAETFLRKDAPLFSDALTVSPYLGYGSLKPAVELARESGAGLFVLALTSNPEGGEVQHAVRADGRNVGATMLAHLAAENAGETPLGSFGAVVGATLGDLSSYDLDINGPILAPGIGAQGATAADLAGVFGAAVRNVVPNVSRGVLRHGPDVVALREVAEGFAEEIRAAVTAA; this is encoded by the coding sequence ATGAGCCTGGAACCCTTCGGCGCACGTCTTCGCCGCGCCATGGACGACCGCGGCCCGCTGTGCGTCGGCATCGACCCGCACGCCTCGCTGCTCGCCGACTGGGGGCTCGAGGACGACATCGCGGGCCTGGAGCGCTTCAGCCGCACCGTCGTCGAGGCACTGGCCGACCGGGTCGCCGTCCTGAAGCCGCAGAGCGCGTTCTTCGAGCGCTTCGGGTCGCGCGGCATCGCCGTCCTGGAGAAGTCGGTCGAGGAGGCGCGGGCGGCCGGTGCGCTGGTCGTGATGGACGCCAAGCGCGGCGACATCGGTTCGACCATGGCCGCGTACGCGGAGACCTTCCTGCGCAAGGACGCGCCGCTGTTCTCGGACGCGCTGACCGTGTCGCCGTACCTGGGCTACGGCTCACTGAAGCCCGCGGTCGAGCTGGCCCGCGAGAGCGGCGCCGGACTCTTCGTCCTCGCGCTCACCTCCAACCCGGAGGGCGGCGAGGTACAGCACGCGGTCCGTGCGGACGGCCGGAACGTCGGAGCGACCATGCTGGCCCATCTCGCCGCCGAGAACGCGGGGGAGACGCCCCTGGGCTCCTTCGGGGCGGTGGTGGGCGCCACGCTGGGCGATCTCTCCTCGTACGACCTGGACATCAACGGACCGATCCTCGCGCCCGGAATCGGCGCACAGGGGGCCACCGCGGCCGATCTCGCCGGCGTCTTCGGAGCGGCGGTGCGCAATGTCGTCCCGAACGTCAGCCGGGGTGTTCTGCGTCACGGTCCCGATGTCGTCGCGCTGCGGGAGGTCGCGGAGGGCTTCGCGGAGGAGATCAGGGCCGCTGTGACGGCTGCCTGA